In Aquabacterium sp. OR-4, the following proteins share a genomic window:
- a CDS encoding ABC transporter ATP-binding protein, whose protein sequence is MLNLEGVCATIAGIPVLRGIVAQLPRGATVAVVGRNGAGKTTLLRTIMGFMPGHGGRVLLDGQDLASVPARNRARLGIGYAPEDRVMFPSFTVEENLRFPCEVIGMARKAVDERLAETLSIVPELQPMLARSGAALSGGQGKMAALGRAVMAGERLVLLDEPFQGLAPVLAQQYAASLQRLHQVRPELCVVITESNRSLLKDIPSQTLVLERGALIHDEAAAAAVH, encoded by the coding sequence ATGCTGAACCTCGAAGGCGTCTGCGCCACCATCGCCGGCATCCCGGTGCTGCGCGGCATCGTGGCCCAGCTGCCGCGTGGCGCCACGGTGGCCGTGGTGGGCCGCAACGGCGCCGGCAAGACCACGCTGCTGCGCACCATCATGGGCTTCATGCCCGGCCATGGTGGCCGCGTGCTGCTGGACGGCCAAGACCTGGCCAGCGTGCCCGCACGCAACCGCGCCCGGCTGGGCATCGGCTACGCGCCCGAAGACCGCGTGATGTTTCCCAGCTTCACAGTGGAGGAGAACCTGCGCTTTCCGTGCGAGGTGATCGGCATGGCCCGCAAGGCGGTTGACGAGCGCCTGGCCGAAACCCTGAGCATCGTGCCCGAGTTGCAGCCGATGCTGGCGCGCTCAGGCGCCGCGCTGTCGGGCGGGCAGGGCAAGATGGCCGCGCTGGGCCGCGCCGTGATGGCCGGCGAACGCCTGGTGCTGCTGGATGAACCCTTCCAGGGCCTGGCGCCGGTGCTGGCGCAGCAATACGCGGCCTCGCTGCAGCGCCTGCACCAGGTGCGGCCCGAGCTGTGCGTGGTGATCACCGAATCGAACCGCAGCCTGCTCAAGGACATTCCCAGCCAGACCCTGGTGCTGGAACGCGGCGCGCTGATCCACGACGAGGCGGCCGCTGCAGCCGTGCACTGA
- a CDS encoding SDR family oxidoreductase, with the protein MRLKNKVAIVTGAASGFGAEIARQYVREGGKVAVADINGEGAKTVAAELGPNAIAVTCDVTRRADIDALVKATAEAFGGRIDVVVNNAGWTHKNQPLLNVDEDTFDKVYAINVKSIFHMVHAVVPLMRQQKSGVILNVGSTAGMRPRPGLTWYNSSKGAVNLMSKSLAVELGPDNIRVNAICPVMGVTGLLEAFMGMPDTPDNRAKFLATIPLGRLSTPLDIAKAAVFLASDDAEFITGVEFPVDGGRTV; encoded by the coding sequence ATGAGACTCAAGAACAAGGTGGCCATCGTCACCGGCGCAGCCAGCGGCTTCGGCGCCGAGATCGCGCGCCAGTACGTGCGCGAAGGCGGCAAGGTGGCCGTGGCCGACATCAACGGCGAAGGCGCCAAGACGGTGGCCGCCGAACTCGGCCCCAACGCCATTGCCGTGACCTGCGACGTGACCCGGCGCGCCGACATCGACGCCCTGGTCAAGGCCACCGCCGAGGCCTTTGGTGGCCGCATCGACGTGGTGGTCAACAACGCCGGCTGGACGCACAAGAACCAGCCGCTGCTCAATGTCGACGAAGACACCTTCGACAAGGTGTACGCCATCAACGTGAAGAGCATCTTCCACATGGTGCACGCCGTGGTTCCGCTGATGCGCCAGCAAAAGAGCGGCGTGATCCTGAACGTGGGCTCCACCGCCGGCATGCGGCCGCGCCCGGGCCTCACCTGGTACAACAGCTCCAAGGGCGCAGTCAACCTGATGAGCAAGAGCCTGGCCGTGGAGCTGGGCCCCGACAACATCCGCGTCAATGCCATCTGCCCGGTGATGGGCGTGACCGGCCTGCTCGAAGCCTTCATGGGCATGCCCGACACGCCCGATAACCGCGCCAAGTTCCTGGCCACCATTCCGCTGGGCCGGCTGAGCACACCGCTGGACATTGCCAAGGCGGCGGTGTTTCTGGCCAGCGACGATGCCGAGTTCATCACCGGGGTGGAATTTCCGGTGGATGGCGGGCGCACGGTGTAA
- a CDS encoding aldehyde dehydrogenase family protein, with the protein MAQLFINGHWVAAANGETLPVIDPSTGEVFDTLARGTAADIDAAVAAARAALSGPWGRLNATERGRILLRMGALMLARAEELAQLESRDTGKPIAQARNDITVAARYCEFYGGAADKLHGEQIPYLNDFHVVVLREPYGVTAHILPWNYPAQMFGRSVVPALAMGNAAVLKPSEDACMTPLAFCAIAKEAGLPDGALNVVTGLGEEAGAALTAHHDIDFVTFTGSPEVGTLVQKAAADRTLKVVLELGGKSPQIVFDDADLERAATFILKAITQNAGQTCSAGSRLLVQRSIYERFVATVAERFKGSAAGTPAQDRDCGPLINAAQKARVEGFIRRAQDSGIAILAQGQVADGVHPGGFYVAPTLFGPVPRDHPLACDEVFGPVLAAIPFDDEADAIALANATDFGLLAGIWTRDGGRQTRMAKAMKCGQVYINTYGAGGGVELPFGGVKRSGHGREKGFMALEEFCTVKTVVQYHGQ; encoded by the coding sequence ATGGCCCAGCTCTTCATCAACGGCCACTGGGTGGCCGCCGCCAACGGCGAAACCCTGCCGGTCATCGACCCCAGCACCGGCGAGGTGTTCGACACCCTGGCCCGCGGCACGGCCGCCGACATCGATGCCGCGGTGGCCGCCGCGCGTGCCGCGCTCAGCGGCCCCTGGGGCAGGCTCAACGCCACCGAGCGCGGCCGCATCCTGCTGCGCATGGGGGCGTTGATGCTGGCGCGTGCCGAAGAGCTGGCGCAGCTCGAATCGCGCGACACCGGCAAGCCCATAGCCCAGGCGCGCAACGACATCACGGTGGCCGCGCGCTACTGCGAGTTCTACGGCGGCGCGGCCGACAAGCTGCACGGCGAGCAGATCCCCTACCTGAACGACTTTCATGTGGTGGTGCTGCGCGAGCCCTATGGCGTCACCGCCCACATCCTGCCCTGGAACTACCCGGCGCAGATGTTCGGCCGCTCGGTGGTGCCGGCACTGGCGATGGGCAACGCCGCGGTGCTGAAACCCAGCGAAGACGCCTGCATGACGCCGCTGGCCTTCTGCGCCATTGCCAAGGAGGCCGGCCTGCCCGATGGCGCACTGAACGTGGTGACCGGCCTGGGCGAAGAAGCCGGCGCCGCGCTCACCGCGCATCACGACATCGACTTCGTCACCTTCACCGGCAGCCCCGAGGTGGGCACGCTGGTGCAGAAGGCCGCGGCCGACCGCACCTTGAAGGTGGTGCTCGAGCTGGGCGGCAAGAGCCCGCAGATCGTGTTCGACGATGCCGATCTCGAGCGCGCCGCCACGTTCATCCTGAAGGCCATCACGCAAAACGCCGGCCAGACCTGCTCGGCCGGCAGCCGGCTGCTGGTGCAGCGGTCGATCTACGAGCGCTTTGTGGCCACCGTGGCCGAGCGTTTCAAGGGCAGCGCGGCCGGCACGCCGGCGCAAGACCGCGATTGCGGCCCGCTGATCAATGCGGCGCAGAAGGCACGGGTGGAAGGCTTCATCCGCCGCGCGCAGGACAGCGGCATCGCCATCCTGGCCCAGGGGCAGGTGGCCGATGGCGTGCACCCCGGCGGCTTTTACGTGGCGCCCACGCTGTTCGGCCCGGTGCCGCGTGATCACCCGCTGGCCTGCGACGAAGTGTTCGGCCCGGTGCTGGCGGCGATCCCGTTTGACGACGAAGCCGATGCGATCGCGCTGGCCAATGCCACCGACTTCGGTCTGCTGGCCGGCATCTGGACGCGCGACGGCGGCCGCCAGACCCGCATGGCCAAGGCCATGAAGTGCGGCCAGGTCTACATCAACACCTATGGCGCCGGCGGCGGCGTGGAGCTGCCCTTCGGCGGCGTGAAGCGCAGCGGCCACGGCCGCGAGAAGGGCTTCATGGCACTGGAGGAGTTCTGCACCGTGAAGACCGTGGTGCAGTACCACGGACAATGA
- a CDS encoding gamma-glutamylcyclotransferase family protein, protein MRIQLFVYGTLKEGFPNSHLNAGRRVPGRFITRQAFPMYVVRLPAEDRAPWLVNLPGHGHQVHGEVYEVDAADLPVLDQLEEVGLPTGYVRVAIALEALHEPGLCVQAQAYLKPADHLRHCLAREGPYAEYTAQHAVGYYLHQR, encoded by the coding sequence ATGCGCATCCAGCTCTTCGTCTACGGCACCTTGAAAGAGGGTTTTCCCAACAGCCACCTCAATGCCGGCCGCCGGGTGCCCGGGCGGTTCATCACGCGCCAAGCCTTTCCGATGTATGTGGTGCGCCTGCCGGCCGAAGACCGCGCGCCCTGGCTGGTGAACCTGCCCGGCCACGGCCACCAGGTGCACGGTGAGGTGTACGAGGTGGACGCCGCCGACCTGCCGGTGCTTGACCAGCTGGAGGAAGTGGGCCTGCCCACCGGCTATGTGCGCGTGGCCATTGCGCTGGAGGCCCTGCATGAACCCGGGCTGTGCGTGCAGGCCCAGGCCTACCTGAAGCCAGCGGACCACCTGCGCCACTGCCTGGCCCGAGAGGGCCCGTATGCCGAATACACCGCGCAGCATGCGGTGGGCTACTACCTGCATCAGCGCTGA
- a CDS encoding MutS-related protein translates to MKALRAWFGRVMLLARGLPKGASAPPLPYEWFSDDEAACYHRAVLGAEALAVDEATARDLHLADYVRQLASDRSIFARQYLLHRLLAGAGGTAGAAEAEAERQATRERVQLLQASARAAAAVQGAVAGLRTVPAEVASFVFGQDGVVLPPAFARIRSFEALVLALGLAVLVWPGAWTATLLAACLVFGLGFQMRWYRVLQQWTRQRDGVLAMLRAARVLAAAHEALPPPLRPGVLATPACIDRLLATLRPGPLARVPALAEYLNLLLLHEYASAARDGLAMARERVALGAVFEAVARSEAELALATMATACTGGGTAWCWATPAPPGQLAVQGLQHPLLARPIGVDVAVAPGRGLFISGRNGEGKSTLMRALGLAVLTARAFGHAHAQRASLPRVMVCTSIQVHDDIGQGRSLYLAELARAAALCRVAAQRQAVLFIADELFRGTNYVESVAACAATVRALAQGGMVVVASHNVVLATLLAPWLDALRLQRSPGAPPALQLVPGVLVDTNGVAVLRSEGFDAELVARAERIQAWYAAYVTHPTQLPGDLMA, encoded by the coding sequence ATGAAGGCGCTGCGTGCATGGTTCGGCCGCGTCATGCTGCTGGCGCGTGGCCTGCCGAAGGGCGCTTCAGCGCCTCCGCTGCCTTACGAGTGGTTCAGCGACGACGAGGCCGCGTGCTACCACCGCGCCGTTCTGGGCGCCGAGGCGTTGGCCGTGGACGAAGCCACCGCGCGCGATCTGCACTTGGCCGACTATGTACGCCAGCTGGCCAGTGACCGCAGCATCTTTGCCCGGCAGTACCTGCTGCATCGCCTGCTGGCCGGGGCCGGTGGCACGGCGGGCGCCGCGGAGGCCGAGGCCGAACGGCAGGCCACGCGCGAGCGCGTGCAGTTGCTGCAGGCTTCAGCCCGCGCCGCGGCGGCGGTGCAGGGCGCTGTGGCCGGGCTGCGCACCGTGCCGGCCGAGGTGGCGAGTTTCGTCTTCGGCCAGGATGGCGTGGTGTTGCCGCCGGCGTTTGCGCGCATCCGCTCCTTCGAGGCCCTGGTGCTGGCGCTGGGGCTGGCCGTGCTGGTGTGGCCGGGCGCGTGGACGGCTACCCTGCTGGCCGCCTGCCTGGTGTTCGGGCTGGGCTTTCAAATGCGCTGGTACCGTGTGCTGCAGCAGTGGACACGCCAGCGCGACGGTGTGCTGGCCATGCTGCGTGCCGCCCGGGTGCTGGCCGCCGCCCACGAGGCCCTGCCCCCACCGCTGCGCCCGGGTGTGCTGGCCACGCCGGCATGCATCGACCGCTTGCTGGCCACGCTGCGTCCCGGGCCGCTGGCTCGGGTGCCGGCACTGGCCGAATACCTGAACCTGCTGCTGCTGCACGAATACGCCAGTGCCGCGCGCGACGGTTTGGCCATGGCGCGCGAGCGCGTGGCGCTGGGCGCGGTGTTCGAGGCCGTGGCCCGCAGCGAAGCCGAGCTGGCATTGGCCACCATGGCCACGGCCTGCACGGGCGGCGGCACGGCCTGGTGCTGGGCCACTCCCGCGCCGCCCGGGCAACTGGCGGTGCAGGGCCTGCAACACCCACTGCTGGCCCGGCCCATCGGGGTGGATGTGGCCGTGGCGCCGGGCCGTGGCCTGTTCATCAGCGGCCGCAACGGCGAGGGCAAGAGCACGCTGATGCGCGCGCTGGGCCTGGCCGTGCTGACCGCCCGCGCCTTCGGCCATGCCCATGCGCAGCGGGCCAGCCTGCCGCGTGTCATGGTGTGCACCAGCATCCAGGTGCACGACGACATCGGCCAGGGCCGCAGCCTGTACCTGGCCGAGCTGGCGCGCGCGGCCGCGCTGTGCCGGGTGGCGGCGCAGCGGCAAGCGGTGCTGTTCATCGCAGACGAACTGTTTCGCGGCACCAACTATGTGGAATCGGTGGCGGCCTGTGCCGCCACGGTGCGCGCGCTGGCCCAGGGCGGCATGGTGGTGGTGGCCTCGCACAACGTGGTGCTGGCCACGCTGCTGGCGCCCTGGCTCGACGCGCTGCGGCTGCAGCGCTCACCGGGCGCGCCGCCGGCCCTGCAACTGGTGCCGGGCGTGCTGGTCGACACCAATGGCGTGGCCGTGCTGCGCAGCGAAGGCTTCGATGCCGAACTCGTGGCGCGGGCCGAACGCATCCAGGCCTGGTATGCCGCCTACGTGACCCACCCCACGCAGTTGCCCGGCGACCTGATGGCTTGA
- a CDS encoding ABC transporter ATP-binding protein — translation MSAAPPKGLLSTRGLSLRFGGVVAADAIDFDLMPGERLAVVGQNGAGKTTFINICTGYLKADGGQVFFDGAEVTGQSPRAITRRGVGRSFQLPQVFTEHTVRECLLLAASAVQRRPAGVFGLWPPLARAVEADEVDATLELLQLMPRAHDLAGSLPEGQRKLLDVAMALVLRPKLMIMDEPTSGVSSDEKHELMAVVMKALDDRQVTSIFVEHDIDIVRRYATRLAAWIAGRIAADGVPEEVLRDPVVIKNVIGE, via the coding sequence ATGAGCGCGGCGCCGCCCAAAGGCCTGCTGTCGACCCGCGGGCTCAGCTTGCGATTCGGCGGCGTGGTGGCCGCCGACGCCATCGACTTCGACCTGATGCCCGGCGAGCGCCTGGCTGTGGTGGGCCAGAACGGCGCCGGCAAGACCACCTTCATCAACATCTGCACCGGCTACCTGAAGGCCGACGGCGGCCAGGTGTTCTTCGATGGCGCCGAGGTCACCGGCCAGAGCCCGCGCGCCATCACGCGCCGCGGCGTGGGCCGCTCGTTCCAGCTGCCGCAGGTGTTCACCGAACACACGGTGCGCGAATGCCTGCTGCTGGCGGCATCGGCCGTGCAGCGCCGGCCGGCGGGCGTGTTCGGCCTGTGGCCGCCGCTGGCCAGGGCGGTGGAGGCCGACGAGGTGGACGCCACGCTCGAGCTGCTGCAGCTGATGCCCCGTGCGCACGACCTGGCGGGTTCGCTGCCCGAAGGCCAGCGCAAGCTGCTGGACGTGGCCATGGCCCTGGTGCTGCGCCCCAAGCTGATGATCATGGACGAGCCCACCAGCGGTGTCTCCAGCGACGAGAAGCACGAACTGATGGCCGTGGTGATGAAGGCACTCGACGACCGCCAGGTGACCAGCATCTTCGTCGAGCACGACATCGACATCGTGCGCCGCTACGCCACGCGCCTGGCGGCGTGGATTGCCGGACGCATTGCGGCCGATGGCGTGCCGGAAGAGGTGCTCAGAGATCCGGTGGTCATCAAGAACGTGATCGGGGAATAG